The following nucleotide sequence is from Psychroflexus torquis ATCC 700755.
TGAGATACAATTTTGTTGTACTTCAGTAGAGTATTTAGGTATAATTTGTCGCCTTGAGCAATGACACCATCCATAAATTTTCTTCGGGTTTCGCTTCCCTCAAGAATAAGGTCACGATCTGTTGGGGATATAATCACCAAAGGAATAGTACCTATATGATCGCTTATTTTTTCATATTCCTTTCCGTTGCGCTTTATTAATTTCCCCTGGCCTCTTTTAAAAGAAGTGATAATTCTCTCTTCCTTCTCTCCATTTAAAAATTCTCCTTCAAGCATAAAAAACTCTTCTTCATGCTTAATATTTTGGCTTGTTACTGGGTTGAAGTAACTTTTCCCAAAGGCTAAATGATAAATAGCGTCTAAAACATTTGTTTTACCAATGCCATTTTTACCGACAAAGCAATTAATTTTAGAATCAAATTCTAATGTCAATTGTTCAAAGTTTTTATAGTTGATAAGAGATAGTTTTTTGATAATCATAAGATCAAGTCAAGTTCTAGCAGCTTTAATTCGTTGTAATTTTTCTTTTGAATTCACTAAATGTTCAGATGTAAAAATATCAAATAAATAGTGTATTCTATATGGATAAAAATTATATTTTTGCCACCTGAACTAAACACAATTATGGCAACATATAGAAAAAGAGGTTACAAACCAAAGAACAAGGCTGAACGCGAAAATCAGATTGAAAGTGAATCGACAACTGCTGAAGTATTTAATACTTTAGATGAGGGCGCTAGTAGTACTGAAGAGTTTTTATCCAAATACCAAAAACCAATCTTTGGGGTAATTATAGCTGTAGCTATAGTGATATTCGCCATTATCGGGTATCAGAAATTTATTCAGGATCCTAATGAAGTAGAAGCTGCAAATGAGATGAATCAAGCTCAGCAATTTTTCGACTCTGCAATTGAAGCTTCAGGAACAGAACAAGACTCTCTATTTAAGAGATCTTTAAAAGGGGGTAACGGTAAATTTGGATTTGAAGACATTTCTTCTAATTATAGCGGTACTAAATCTGGTGAGCTATCCAATTACTATGCGGGAATCTCTCATCTTAACATTGGTAACTATCAAGAAGCAATTGAATATTTGGATAAATTTAAGGCTGAAGATGAAATCTTGACGCCTATTGCCAAAGGATCTATTGGTGATGCTTTCTTGCAGCTAGACCAACCAGAAGAAGCTCTAGATTATTTCGTTGCTGCTGCAAACCTTCGCACTAATGACTTTACAACTCCTAAGTTTTTGATGAAAGCTGCGGTCACTGCAATTAGCCTTAAAGATGGTGAAAAAGCAGAAAAATACCTCAATCGTATCAAGGATGAATATCCTAACTCTATTGAAGCTAAAAATGCTGATATTTATTTAGGACAAGCAGAAGCTCTGTAATATGGCAACTTCAGAAAAAAATCTTTCTGTTTACGATAAGGAATCCTTACCGAACTGTAAGGACATGAAAATAGGCTTTGTAGTATCGGAATGGAATGAAGATATCACTCAAAATCTTTTTCAAGGTGGATTTGATGCTCTTATAGATGTTGGAGTTCTTAAGGACAACATCGTAAGGTGGAATGTTCCTGGTAGTTTTGAACTTCCTTACGGCTGTAAAAAAATGCAAGAAAGTTTCGATATGCTCGATGCTATTGTTGCTGTTGGGAACGTTATTCAGGGTGAAACTAAGCACTTTGATTTTGTCTGCCAAGGATTGACCCAAGGGATCATGGATCTCAATTTGAAAGGTGACATCCCCGTCATTTTTTGTGTATTGACAGATAATACGAGAGCTCAATCTGAAGCTCGATCTGGAGGAGTTCATGGCAATAAAGGCACGGAAGCTGCAATTGCTGCTATCAAAATGGCTCAACTGAGAAAAGATGCAAAATTTTATAAAGCTTAGCGGTTTTTTCTTTAGACTTAAATTAAGTTTTTAAGTCTAAAGAATTCATTGATTTTCTCTAATTTTGTGATTCTAGATAAATAACATGTTTAAACTTAACTCTCTTAAATTAAGAAAGAATTCAAGGTATAACTATACCCCACGTTATTACAAGGGAAAAGATACCGGTAATCCTTATAAGTTTGATTCTAAGTTTTCCAAATACAAAGAGACCCATAATTCTATAGACTTCGGTTCTCATTGGGCTGAAGCTCGTGAGAACTCAAGGAATAGAGGAAACAGAGGGGTAAATCGGACCGTGATTTTGATAGTCTTAATCCTTACATTCATATTTTTGTGGATCATAGATTTTGATCTTTCAATTTTTTCTTCCCAGTAATCCATGAGCAATATTATCCAGTTATTACCAGACCATGTTGCGAATCAAATCGCAGCAGGAGAAGTAGTACAACGTCCAGCATCGGTTGTTAAAGAACTTATGGAAAACGCTGTAGATGCTAATGCTACTTTAGTGTCTTTAATTATTAAAGAAGGAGGGAAGACACTCATCCAAGTTGTAGATAATGGTTCGGGAATGACCGATACTGATGCTCGTTTATCGTTCGAACGTCATGCCACCTCAAAAATTAAAGCGGCTGAAGATTTATTCCATTTGCATACTAAAGGCTTTAGGGGAGAAGCTTTAGCTTCAATAGCTGCAGTTTCTCATGTTGATATGAAAACTAAAACAGAAGTCGAAGAGGTTGGAACTCATCTTATGGTTGAAGGTAGCCATATTACTCAACAGGAACCTTGTGTTACCCCTATAGGGACTTCTATTTCTGTCAAAAATCTTTTTTTTAATATTCCTGCGCGACGTAACTTTTTAAAATCTGCAAGTGTAGAACATAAACACGTCATCGATGAATTCCAAAGGGTTGCCCTAGTTCATCCGTCTGTTGCTTTTAAATTTATTCATAACGATAGTGAATTGTTTAATTTACCAGTAGCAAATTTCAGACATCGTATTGTTGGAGTGATGGGGTCTAAAATGAATGAAAAATTAGTTCCCGTTAAAGAAGAAACTGATTTGATTCAACTTTATGGTTTTGTAGGTAAGCCTGAATTTGCAAAGAAATCACGTGGAGAACAGTTTTTCTTTGTTAACGACAGATTTATAAAGCATCCTTATTTACACCATGCGGTCTCTAGTGCTTTTGAAGGTTTATTAAAAGATAAGGCTTATCCAACCTACTTCCTCTATTTACAGGTAAATCCAGAGTCTATAGATATAAATATTCATCCTACAAAAACAGAAGTTAAATTCGATAATGAGCACGCTATTTATTCAATTTTGAGAAGTAGTGTAAAGCATAGTCTTGGTCAATTCAACGTATCGCCAGTCTTGGACTTCAATAAGGATGCAAGTATGGAAACAGGCTATGATCAACATAAGCTTGGAGCTAAAATTCCTTCTGTTGTAGTCGATCGGAACTTTAATCCTTTTGAAGCTGAATATAAATTTAGCTCAACATTTAAGTTGCCATCTTCAAAACGCAATACACCCAATCCTAGTTGGGAAGCGCTTTATACAAATCTTGAAGGGCAGGATGATGATTTATTGAATATCGAGGTAGATAGTGAACAAGTCTCTGGCTCGTTGTTTCAAGGAGAACACACTCAGCATAAATCGTCTGGGACGTTTCAATTTCAAAGAAAATATATCATTACTTCAACTAAATCTGAAATGCTTATTATAGATCAACATAGAGCGCACTTCAGAATTTTGTACGAAGAGCTTCTAAGGAACATTACAGCCAAGCCAGCCTTAAGTCAGCAGTTGTTATTTCCATTAAAACTTCAGCTAGACACCAATGAGATAAGTGTTTTTAAAACCTTAAAAGAGTCTTTAACCAATGCCGGGTTTTCAATTTCGGAAATCGGAGAAGACTTTGTGAAAATAAATGGAATTCCTAATCGTTTACCCGAGAGCGAAACTTCGATTTTACTAGATCAACTCTTGTCAGATTTCGAGAGTGATATTCCAGATTCCGGATTTGATCAAACAGATAGGTTGGCCAAATCCTTGGCTCAAAGCATGGCTATTAAAAATGGAGCTGTTTTGCATAAAGAAGAGCAAACAGAACTTGTAAATCTGTTATTTTCTTGCAAAGAACCAATGCTAACTCCTTTAAATCGCTTAGTTTTCGTGAAACAATCAGCATCAGACTTCGATAAAAAATTTATGTAAATGGGAAGGATTACCGACACTGTAAAAGTCTTATTAATAGCCAATATTTTATTCTTCTTTGGAGCCAATTATTTAGGTGATTATGCCTATAAAATTTTTGCACTTTGGTTTCCCGAAAACCCAAATTTTGGAATTTGGCAAATCATTACGCATATGTTTATGCATGGCAGTTTTTCTCATATTCTTTTTAATATGTTTGCTTTGTATATGTTTGGAAGTTTATTGGAGGAATACTTAGGTCAGAGTAAATTCATATTTATCTATTTCTCAGCTGGACTTGGAGCGGCAGGTCTTCAGATATTATTTAGTTATATTGGTTTTAATGAAGCTTATCAAGCCTATATTGAAGCAAATGTAAGTCCAGACGAGATTTCTAAAATATTTGAAAGCGTGAGATCCACAGGAGAATATAGAGTATATCCGTCTATACCGAAAGAACTTAGCAACCAGCTTTTCAGTAATTATTTGACTCCCATGGTTGGTGCTTCTGGAGCTATTTTTGGAATTTTAGCAGCCTTTGCTGTTGTTTACCCTAACTTACCTTTATTTATAATTTTTATCCCTATTCCTATTAAGGCAAAATATTTAATAGGTGGATACTTTTTGATGAATTTGTTTTCTGCTGTTACAGGTGTTACCTTGCTAGGCCCCTCTAATACTGCTTATTGGGCTCATATTGGAGGTGCGGTTATCGGGTTTATTACTATGTGGTACTGGAAAAAGAATTCATTTGACACTAATAGATGGAACTAATATGGATTGGAAGCAAAAATTAAAATATAAGTACAATACAGCTGATACTTTAGAAAAACTGATAGGATTGAATGTCCTTCTGTTTATACTCACATTTGTGTTTAGAACTCTTGGGTTTTTATTTAAAATCCCCACTGATTTTTTTATAGAATGGCTAGTATTTCCTAAAGACCTTCTAGAGTATGCCTATAAACCTTGGACGATAATCACTTATGCCTTCATGCATTCGGGGATATTTCATGTTTTATCTAATATGTTGATTCTTTATTTTTCTGGTAAATTTTTTCTTACTTATTTTTCAGGTAGGCGAATGCTGAATCTCTATTTATTAGGAGCTATTTGTGGAGCTCTAGTCTACGCTTTAAGTTATAACCTCTTACCTGCTTTTAGCGGTACTGGGCGTTCCTATCTTATCGGTGCTTCTGCATCTGTTATGGCTACGCTTGTAGCGACAGCAACT
It contains:
- a CDS encoding tetratricopeptide repeat protein, whose protein sequence is MATYRKRGYKPKNKAERENQIESESTTAEVFNTLDEGASSTEEFLSKYQKPIFGVIIAVAIVIFAIIGYQKFIQDPNEVEAANEMNQAQQFFDSAIEASGTEQDSLFKRSLKGGNGKFGFEDISSNYSGTKSGELSNYYAGISHLNIGNYQEAIEYLDKFKAEDEILTPIAKGSIGDAFLQLDQPEEALDYFVAAANLRTNDFTTPKFLMKAAVTAISLKDGEKAEKYLNRIKDEYPNSIEAKNADIYLGQAEAL
- the ribH gene encoding 6,7-dimethyl-8-ribityllumazine synthase — its product is MATSEKNLSVYDKESLPNCKDMKIGFVVSEWNEDITQNLFQGGFDALIDVGVLKDNIVRWNVPGSFELPYGCKKMQESFDMLDAIVAVGNVIQGETKHFDFVCQGLTQGIMDLNLKGDIPVIFCVLTDNTRAQSEARSGGVHGNKGTEAAIAAIKMAQLRKDAKFYKA
- the mutL gene encoding DNA mismatch repair endonuclease MutL, whose translation is MSNIIQLLPDHVANQIAAGEVVQRPASVVKELMENAVDANATLVSLIIKEGGKTLIQVVDNGSGMTDTDARLSFERHATSKIKAAEDLFHLHTKGFRGEALASIAAVSHVDMKTKTEVEEVGTHLMVEGSHITQQEPCVTPIGTSISVKNLFFNIPARRNFLKSASVEHKHVIDEFQRVALVHPSVAFKFIHNDSELFNLPVANFRHRIVGVMGSKMNEKLVPVKEETDLIQLYGFVGKPEFAKKSRGEQFFFVNDRFIKHPYLHHAVSSAFEGLLKDKAYPTYFLYLQVNPESIDINIHPTKTEVKFDNEHAIYSILRSSVKHSLGQFNVSPVLDFNKDASMETGYDQHKLGAKIPSVVVDRNFNPFEAEYKFSSTFKLPSSKRNTPNPSWEALYTNLEGQDDDLLNIEVDSEQVSGSLFQGEHTQHKSSGTFQFQRKYIITSTKSEMLIIDQHRAHFRILYEELLRNITAKPALSQQLLFPLKLQLDTNEISVFKTLKESLTNAGFSISEIGEDFVKINGIPNRLPESETSILLDQLLSDFESDIPDSGFDQTDRLAKSLAQSMAIKNGAVLHKEEQTELVNLLFSCKEPMLTPLNRLVFVKQSASDFDKKFM
- a CDS encoding rhomboid family intramembrane serine protease — encoded protein: MGRITDTVKVLLIANILFFFGANYLGDYAYKIFALWFPENPNFGIWQIITHMFMHGSFSHILFNMFALYMFGSLLEEYLGQSKFIFIYFSAGLGAAGLQILFSYIGFNEAYQAYIEANVSPDEISKIFESVRSTGEYRVYPSIPKELSNQLFSNYLTPMVGASGAIFGILAAFAVVYPNLPLFIIFIPIPIKAKYLIGGYFLMNLFSAVTGVTLLGPSNTAYWAHIGGAVIGFITMWYWKKNSFDTNRWN
- a CDS encoding rhomboid family intramembrane serine protease, coding for MDWKQKLKYKYNTADTLEKLIGLNVLLFILTFVFRTLGFLFKIPTDFFIEWLVFPKDLLEYAYKPWTIITYAFMHSGIFHVLSNMLILYFSGKFFLTYFSGRRMLNLYLLGAICGALVYALSYNLLPAFSGTGRSYLIGASASVMATLVATATQAPNLQVRLFFLGNLKLWWIAAFLVVLDVVQIPLSNPGGHLAHLGGAFIGYLYIVQLKKGNDIGAWLQSTTNWLAELFVPKARKSNMKTVHKTSANKSDKNSSNRSEKQVKIDIILDKISKSGYDSLSKVEKDFLFKAGKDM